In Oreochromis aureus strain Israel breed Guangdong linkage group 20, ZZ_aureus, whole genome shotgun sequence, the following are encoded in one genomic region:
- the csf1b gene encoding macrophage colony-stimulating factor 1b isoform X1 gives MTILVSTLIQSKAKLQVKCLCMIMFLSFPLTMAEVPGPCRHSITREHLLTVRQLMDNQLRSGCSINYTFIERRSLSKCCFVKAALPWILELLTTHFKYIRGSVNDGYVQSLRALILNIYSQKCVPWINEEIEDKPESFEVLYRGSPSDALQKVSEVLTVYWELVTTSDAPVDWRCQHEYTETFGSTTELYTELYTESITQHFTDSYDRDSVQASQREPVSDLYKLGFIIASICGGLLFILTLYCLIAHKKTHSPYGSRLQTNTSTDLPDIEIEGQ, from the exons ATGACCATCCTTGTGTCCACGCTGATTCAGAGCAAAGCTAAG TTGCAGGTAAAGTGTCTGTGTATGATAATGTTCCTGAGCTTCCCTCTGACTATGGCTGAGGTCCCTGGCCCATGCAGACACTCCATCACTAGGGAACACCTGCTGACAGTTAGGCAACTG ATGGATAACCAATTAAGAAGTGGGTGTTCAATAAACTACACATTCATAGAACGGAGGAGTTTG AGCAAATGTTGCTTTGTAAAAGCTGCATTACCCTGGATCCTGGAGCTCCTTACGACCCACTTCAAATACATTCGGGGTTCAGTAAATGATGGCTATGTTCAGTCCCTGAGGGCGCTCATCCTCAACATCTATTCTCAGAAATGTGTGCCTTGGATTAATGAAGAGATTGAG GATAAACCAGAGAGTTTTGAAGTGCTCTACAGAGGGTCTCCTTCAGATGCATTACAGAAGGTCTCAGAAGTCTTAACGGTTTACTGGGAGCTGGTGACGACGAGTGATGCACCGGTTGACTGGAGGTGCCAGCATGAATACACAGAAACCTTTGGCTCTACCACAGAGTTATACACAGAGTTATACACAGAGTCAATCACACAACATTTTACAG ACAGTTATGATAGAGACTCTGTGCAGGCCTCTCAGAGAGAACCAGTCAGTGACCTGTACAAGCTGGGTTTCATCATCGCATCTATCTGTGGAGGACTGCTGTTCATTCTTACTCTCTACTGTCTCATCGCACACAAG
- the csf1b gene encoding macrophage colony-stimulating factor 1b isoform X2 codes for MTILVSTLIQSKAKLQVKCLCMIMFLSFPLTMAEVPGPCRHSITREHLLTVRQLMDNQLRSGCSINYTFIERRSLSKCCFVKAALPWILELLTTHFKYIRGSVNDGYVQSLRALILNIYSQKCVPWINEEIEDKPESFEVLYRGSPSDALQKVSEVLTVYWELVTTSDAPVDWRCQHEYTETFGSTTELYTELYTESITQHFTDSYDRDSVQASQREPVSDLYKLGFIIASICGGLLFILTLYCLIAHKKTHSPYGSRLQTNTRPAGHRN; via the exons ATGACCATCCTTGTGTCCACGCTGATTCAGAGCAAAGCTAAG TTGCAGGTAAAGTGTCTGTGTATGATAATGTTCCTGAGCTTCCCTCTGACTATGGCTGAGGTCCCTGGCCCATGCAGACACTCCATCACTAGGGAACACCTGCTGACAGTTAGGCAACTG ATGGATAACCAATTAAGAAGTGGGTGTTCAATAAACTACACATTCATAGAACGGAGGAGTTTG AGCAAATGTTGCTTTGTAAAAGCTGCATTACCCTGGATCCTGGAGCTCCTTACGACCCACTTCAAATACATTCGGGGTTCAGTAAATGATGGCTATGTTCAGTCCCTGAGGGCGCTCATCCTCAACATCTATTCTCAGAAATGTGTGCCTTGGATTAATGAAGAGATTGAG GATAAACCAGAGAGTTTTGAAGTGCTCTACAGAGGGTCTCCTTCAGATGCATTACAGAAGGTCTCAGAAGTCTTAACGGTTTACTGGGAGCTGGTGACGACGAGTGATGCACCGGTTGACTGGAGGTGCCAGCATGAATACACAGAAACCTTTGGCTCTACCACAGAGTTATACACAGAGTTATACACAGAGTCAATCACACAACATTTTACAG ACAGTTATGATAGAGACTCTGTGCAGGCCTCTCAGAGAGAACCAGTCAGTGACCTGTACAAGCTGGGTTTCATCATCGCATCTATCTGTGGAGGACTGCTGTTCATTCTTACTCTCTACTGTCTCATCGCACACAAG
- the ren gene encoding renin, giving the protein MALLINQWIYLVALSLTVTTSHALRRIALKKMPSIRETLQELGVSVEQVMTELAQKSIADTNNGTVPTPLTNYLDTQYFGEISIGSPAQMFNVVFDTGSANLWVPSQSCSPFSTACFTHNRYDASKSRTYIENGTGFSIKYASGNVRGFLSEDVVVVGGIPVVQVFAEATALSAMPFIFAKFDGVLGMGYPNVAIDGITPVFDRIMSQHVLKEEVFSIYYSRDPKRSPGGELVLGGTDPNYYTGSFNYINTRQTGKWELTMKGVSVGREMMFCAEGCTAVIDTGSSYITGPASSVSVLMKTIGAQLDESGYKVNCDTVKTLPSVTFHLGGQEYSLTQEDYILWQSQIEGEVCTVTFRGLDVPPPTGPIWILGANFIARYYTEFDRRNNRIGFATAV; this is encoded by the exons ATGGCACTACTGATAAATCAGTGGATATATTTGGTTGCTCTATCACTGACAGTGACCACGAGCCACGCTTTgagaag AATTGCCCTGAAAAAGATGCCATCTATCAGAGAGACTCTGCAGGAGCTGGGGGTTTCTGTTGAGCAGGTGATGACTGAGCTGGCCCAGAAGAGCATAGCTGACACCAACAACGGAACTGTTCCCACACCACTAACCAACTATTTGGAT ACGCAGTACTTTGGAGAAATCAGTATTGGCTCTCCGGCCCAGATGTTCAATGTGGTGTTTGACACGGGCTCAGCCAACCTGTGGGTGCCCTCGCAAAGCTGCTCACCGTTCTCCACTGCATGTT TTACTCACAACAGGTATGATGCTTCAAAATCCCGGACTTACATTGAGAATGGAACAGGATTTTCCATCAAGTATGCCTCTGGAAATGTCAGGGGATTCCTGAGTGAGGATGTGGTTGTG GTTGGTGGTATCCCAGTAGTGCAAGTGTTTGCTGAAGCCACGGCTCTGTCTGCCATGCCCTTCATCTTTGCCAAGTTTGATGGAGTGCTGGGGATGGGATACCCCAACGTGGCCATTGATGGCATAACCCCGGTGTTCGATCGTATCATGTCTCAACACGTCCTCAAAGAAGAAGTTTTCTCCATCTACTACAGCAG GGACCCAAAACGTTCCCCAGGTGGAGAGCTTGTCCTCGGTGGAACAGATCCAAACTACTACACTGGAAGTTTTAATTATATTAACACCAGACagacaggcaaatgggaacttACCATGAAAGG tgtttctgtgggGAGGGAGATGATGTTTTGCGCAGAGGGCTGCACAGCTGTGATCGACACGGGCTCCTCCTACATCACAGGCCCGGCCTCCTCTGTGTCCGTGCTGATGAAAACCATCGGAGCACAGCTGGATGAAAGTGGA TACAAAGTCAACTGTGATACTGTGAAGACGTTACCCAGTGTCACGTTCCACCTCGGTGGCCAGGAATACTCGCTCACACAGGAGGATTATATATTATGG CAATCACAGATCGAAGGGGAAGTCTGCACCGTTACCTTCAGGGGCTTGGATGTGCCGCCCCCTACAGGTCCCATATGGATTTTGGGAGCCAACTTCATTGCACGCTACTACACAGAGTTTGATCGTCGCAATAATCGGATAGGGTTTGCCACAGCAGTCTAA